A genomic stretch from Erwinia sp. E_sp_B01_1 includes:
- the lysC gene encoding lysine-sensitive aspartokinase 3 produces the protein MSQSLIVAKFGGTSVADFAAMNRSADVVLADADTRLVVLSASAGVTNLLVSLSEGQEQEQRAYQLDEIRRIQYAIVDQLAEPEVIREEVDRVLENITMLSEAAALANSTALTDELVSHGELLSTLLFVEILRERGVTSQWFDVRKVMRTDDHFGRAAPELPLIAELTQSQLAPRLAEALIVTQGFIGSEAKGRTTTLGRGGSDYTAALLGEALNASRIDIWTDVPGIYTTDPRVVPSAKRIDEITFGEAAEMATFGAKVLHPATLMPAVRSDIPVFVGSSKDPAAGGTRVCNETQNPPLFRALALRRKQTLLTLHSLNMLHSRGFLVEVFTILARHNISVDLITTSEVSLALTLDTTGSTSTGDSLLTQALLTELSSVCRVEVEENLALIAIIGNKLSQACGVGKEVFGVLEPFNLRLICYGASSYNLCFLVPGNDAEQVVRTLHHNLFE, from the coding sequence ATGTCCCAATCCCTGATCGTGGCCAAATTTGGTGGTACCAGCGTTGCCGATTTCGCCGCCATGAACCGCAGCGCCGACGTGGTGCTTGCCGATGCTGACACCCGACTGGTGGTGCTTTCCGCCTCTGCGGGCGTGACCAATCTGCTGGTTTCGCTGTCTGAAGGACAGGAACAGGAGCAGCGGGCTTATCAGCTTGATGAAATTCGCCGTATTCAGTACGCCATTGTGGATCAGCTCGCTGAGCCAGAAGTGATCCGCGAAGAGGTCGATCGCGTACTGGAAAACATCACCATGCTTTCCGAAGCGGCGGCGCTGGCAAATTCCACCGCCCTGACCGACGAACTGGTCAGCCACGGCGAGCTGCTGTCTACCCTGCTTTTCGTTGAGATCCTCCGCGAGCGTGGCGTCACCTCGCAGTGGTTTGACGTGCGTAAAGTGATGCGCACGGACGATCATTTTGGCCGTGCAGCCCCGGAGCTGCCGCTGATTGCTGAACTGACCCAAAGCCAGCTTGCTCCCCGCCTGGCAGAAGCGCTGATTGTGACCCAGGGCTTTATTGGCAGCGAGGCAAAAGGCCGCACCACCACCCTGGGCCGTGGCGGCAGCGATTACACAGCCGCCCTGCTGGGTGAAGCCCTGAATGCCAGCCGTATTGATATCTGGACTGATGTACCGGGCATTTACACTACCGATCCACGTGTGGTTCCGTCCGCTAAACGCATCGACGAAATTACCTTTGGTGAAGCGGCGGAGATGGCGACTTTCGGTGCCAAGGTATTGCACCCCGCCACGCTGATGCCTGCCGTTCGCAGCGATATCCCGGTGTTTGTCGGCTCCAGCAAAGATCCCGCTGCTGGCGGCACCCGCGTCTGCAATGAGACGCAGAACCCGCCGCTGTTCCGGGCGCTTGCCCTGCGCCGCAAGCAAACTCTGCTGACCCTGCACAGCCTGAACATGCTGCACTCGCGTGGTTTCCTGGTGGAAGTCTTTACCATTCTGGCACGCCACAATATCTCCGTTGATTTGATCACCACTTCAGAAGTGAGCCTGGCGCTGACGCTGGATACGACCGGCTCGACCTCCACCGGTGACAGCCTGTTAACTCAGGCTTTGCTGACCGAACTCTCTTCGGTGTGCCGCGTGGAAGTGGAAGAAAATCTGGCGCTGATTGCCATCATTGGCAACAAGCTTTCTCAGGCCTGTGGCGTGGGCAAAGAGGTGTTTGGCGTGCTGGAGCCGTTCAATCTGCGTCTGATCTGTTACGGTGCCAGCAGCTATAACCTCTGCTTCCTGGTGCCGGGTAACGATGCCGAGCAGGTGGTGCGGACGCTGCACCATAATCTGTTTGAATAA
- a CDS encoding TcfC E-set like domain-containing protein: MRKPLLILAMFPLFASATEMTLAANMRGLPEDFRRYFYNSEVIVQVYMNDKRLFDAAVSLKENGEVRLLRTLDETQDIDPDVRTLWTDVLRKGVSVGKCTEHCPSGLMAVEYRLDNSVLRLYTAQYETAQAKSRYISMPDETTGGVIMYNDLSVTNTDSSRSWGINSSLTSALGGWSQKASFQSSGVDGDYRYSSSSLYELYSQKELQGSFVRLGFFTPDGDTGNVQTSGFGYDTVAGAMWATSDALMIGDDSVSTWPVYVTGRNQSIAEVWRDGRLIHTQQLQAGLQALDTRKLPGGIYDITINIIENGQRVDTQQAQIYKPQGWSNPDRRWRMNLWSGQRRTLATGDIYKREDNPFAVGGGVDILAHPRVILGVSGAATEDEHQVRTRANITLSPDDTLFAQFTSGNTKYQSNQNTDFRYYRNLFGGGSASLFWRSTTTDVYGSRTTSRQQGDTWGSSLSLRLPWSTSLLLNGQYMDTAWRRGLGADFSVTTLATLSGREMNFRVSAYDRPGFNNNRRDHGVSFGLNISLAPAARHTLSAETGMNQNQGYSSLNYQWQPGNESSIRTLGAGVSYSPQNTVIGSNASVDTPYISGDGYAQHNTRGSTNTFGGNLSQILVMGGGKLASTSGSSSRNIESALIVDVESDGENGGIIASGNMAETRLTAGRNIVPTELWKKNTIQFTASGGENVQVFPQRESLQMNRGSVKYIKVKAMKTFTLVARLQNERGEVLKNRYVNSDLSGSVINAEGVLTLDNGATNRLLTVRAENAQPAMQCELPPEMDRTKKVQFISAIRCRAVSTGAEK; this comes from the coding sequence ATGAGAAAACCCCTGCTTATCCTTGCCATGTTCCCCTTGTTTGCATCGGCGACAGAGATGACGCTGGCTGCAAACATGCGTGGGTTGCCCGAAGATTTCAGACGATATTTTTACAACTCGGAAGTTATTGTTCAGGTTTATATGAATGATAAACGGCTGTTTGATGCGGCGGTTTCCCTGAAAGAGAACGGTGAGGTCAGGCTGCTGCGTACGCTTGATGAAACACAGGATATCGATCCCGACGTACGGACCTTATGGACTGACGTACTCAGAAAGGGCGTTTCCGTGGGGAAATGTACTGAACATTGTCCCTCCGGGCTGATGGCTGTGGAATACCGCCTCGACAATTCTGTGCTTCGGCTTTACACCGCGCAGTATGAGACGGCCCAGGCTAAAAGTCGCTACATTTCCATGCCGGATGAAACAACCGGCGGCGTGATTATGTATAACGACCTGTCGGTGACAAATACTGACTCTTCACGCAGTTGGGGAATAAACTCCTCCCTGACTTCTGCGCTTGGAGGCTGGAGCCAGAAGGCTTCATTTCAGTCCTCAGGAGTCGATGGCGACTACCGTTACAGCAGCTCAAGCCTGTACGAACTTTATTCCCAGAAAGAACTCCAGGGCAGTTTTGTTCGTCTGGGTTTTTTCACTCCTGACGGTGATACTGGCAATGTCCAGACCTCCGGCTTTGGCTATGACACTGTTGCCGGAGCCATGTGGGCAACCTCTGATGCATTGATGATCGGCGACGATAGCGTCAGCACCTGGCCGGTCTATGTGACAGGGCGTAATCAGTCGATAGCCGAAGTCTGGCGCGATGGCAGGCTTATCCATACCCAACAGCTTCAGGCTGGCTTACAGGCTCTGGACACCCGCAAGCTACCTGGCGGCATCTACGATATCACTATCAACATCATTGAAAACGGGCAGAGAGTCGATACGCAGCAGGCGCAGATTTATAAACCCCAGGGCTGGAGTAATCCGGACAGGCGCTGGCGCATGAATCTCTGGAGCGGGCAGCGCCGGACTCTGGCCACCGGCGATATCTACAAACGTGAAGACAATCCCTTTGCTGTGGGGGGCGGCGTTGATATCCTGGCTCATCCTCGCGTCATCCTGGGCGTAAGCGGGGCGGCCACGGAGGACGAACATCAGGTCCGGACGCGCGCTAACATTACGCTTTCTCCTGACGATACGCTGTTTGCCCAATTTACTTCAGGTAATACAAAGTACCAGTCGAACCAAAATACCGATTTTCGATACTACCGTAACCTCTTTGGAGGAGGCTCGGCGAGCCTGTTTTGGCGTTCAACCACTACAGATGTTTATGGCAGCAGAACCACCTCTCGCCAGCAGGGTGACACCTGGGGATCTTCTTTATCACTGAGACTCCCCTGGTCGACCTCCCTGTTACTTAATGGCCAGTATATGGATACCGCGTGGCGCCGGGGATTGGGTGCCGATTTCTCCGTCACTACCCTGGCCACCCTGTCAGGCAGGGAGATGAACTTCAGGGTCAGCGCCTATGACCGGCCTGGTTTTAACAACAATCGCCGTGACCACGGCGTGTCATTCGGTCTCAACATTTCTCTGGCCCCTGCGGCCCGCCACACCCTTTCAGCTGAAACCGGCATGAACCAGAATCAGGGATACTCCAGCCTGAACTATCAGTGGCAGCCGGGTAATGAAAGCAGTATCCGCACTTTGGGCGCAGGCGTTTCGTACAGCCCTCAGAATACGGTGATCGGCAGTAACGCCTCTGTGGACACCCCTTATATCAGCGGCGATGGTTATGCACAGCACAACACACGAGGGAGTACCAACACCTTTGGCGGCAATCTGAGCCAGATTCTGGTGATGGGCGGAGGCAAATTGGCCTCTACCAGCGGCAGCAGCAGCCGTAATATTGAGTCTGCGCTTATTGTGGATGTGGAGTCAGACGGTGAAAACGGCGGCATCATCGCCTCGGGCAATATGGCCGAGACGCGACTGACGGCTGGCCGAAATATCGTACCGACAGAGTTGTGGAAAAAGAACACTATTCAGTTTACAGCCAGTGGCGGCGAGAACGTTCAGGTCTTCCCCCAGCGCGAGAGCCTGCAGATGAATCGTGGAAGCGTGAAGTACATAAAAGTGAAGGCGATGAAAACCTTCACTCTGGTCGCCAGGCTGCAAAACGAACGGGGCGAGGTGTTGAAAAATCGTTATGTAAACAGCGATCTCTCCGGCAGCGTGATAAACGCAGAGGGCGTACTGACCCTGGATAACGGAGCGACCAACCGGTTACTGACAGTCAGGGCCGAAAATGCACAGCCAGCAATGCAGTGTGAGCTTCCCCCTGAAATGGACCGTACTAAAAAAGTGCAGTTTATCAGTGCGATCCGGTGCCGGGCTGTCAGTACAGGAGCAGAGAAATAA
- a CDS encoding CS1 type fimbrial major subunit: protein MIHNRYTLNKSLVALFLSCAALGSSMVQAEDQSYTINLTATVPAESFQVIPVESGWISQTQDMGYDIATSKLQIFERQFQYKNTSGAIQATLTGNLNSDGKPQLSNGTDVIPLDVTFNNVTMSKTAAPVVTAEAAKAGGRTALKISQSDNKPLTVTGSFTGSVSMLFEPVVTTPAP from the coding sequence ATGATACACAACCGTTATACGCTGAATAAATCTCTGGTAGCCCTGTTTTTGTCCTGTGCTGCCCTTGGCAGTTCAATGGTGCAGGCAGAGGATCAGAGTTACACCATTAACCTGACGGCAACTGTCCCGGCAGAAAGCTTCCAGGTTATTCCGGTCGAGAGCGGCTGGATTTCCCAGACTCAGGATATGGGTTACGACATTGCCACCAGCAAGCTTCAGATTTTTGAGAGGCAGTTCCAGTATAAAAATACCTCAGGTGCTATTCAGGCCACGCTGACAGGTAACCTGAACTCCGACGGTAAACCACAACTTTCTAACGGTACCGACGTCATTCCTCTGGATGTGACCTTTAACAACGTCACCATGAGTAAAACTGCTGCACCTGTTGTTACGGCTGAAGCTGCAAAAGCGGGTGGCCGTACGGCATTAAAAATCTCTCAGAGTGATAACAAACCATTAACGGTCACAGGCTCGTTCACCGGCAGCGTTTCGATGCTTTTTGAACCCGTCGTCACGACCCCTGCACCCTAA
- the panS gene encoding ketopantoate/pantoate/pantothenate transporter PanS has product MLAIVTRLFPLWAVLLSVAAYYSPGTFTGIGPWVTYLLMLIMFGMGVTLNIGDFKRVLTRPAPVIAGTFLHYLVMPLAAWGLAKLFHMPPDLSAGMILVGSVASGTASNVMIYLAKGDVALSVTISSVSALVGVFATPLLTKLYVDTHIQVDVVGMLLSIVKIVVVPIGIGLIIHHTMNSLVRRVELYLPAFSMVCILLIISAVVAGSQSFIGSVGLMVIAAVILHNAIGLLGGYWGGKLFGFDESTCRTLALEVGMQNSGLAATLGKLYFSPLAALPGALFSVWHNLSGSLLAGYWSGKPIKKKRL; this is encoded by the coding sequence ATGCTCGCCATTGTTACCCGACTGTTCCCGTTATGGGCAGTCCTGCTCTCTGTTGCTGCGTATTACTCCCCTGGCACTTTCACCGGTATTGGCCCCTGGGTCACTTACCTGCTGATGCTGATTATGTTCGGCATGGGCGTCACGCTGAATATCGGGGATTTCAAACGCGTGCTGACGCGCCCTGCACCGGTGATCGCCGGGACGTTTCTGCACTATCTGGTGATGCCGCTGGCAGCATGGGGCCTGGCTAAGCTGTTCCATATGCCGCCTGACCTGTCGGCCGGGATGATTCTGGTGGGCAGCGTGGCCAGCGGAACCGCTTCCAACGTGATGATTTATCTGGCTAAGGGCGATGTCGCCCTGTCGGTCACCATCTCCTCCGTTTCGGCGCTGGTGGGTGTATTTGCCACGCCGCTGCTGACCAAACTCTATGTCGATACGCATATCCAGGTGGATGTGGTGGGCATGCTGTTGAGCATCGTGAAAATTGTGGTGGTGCCGATAGGCATTGGCCTGATTATCCACCACACCATGAACAGTCTGGTCCGGCGCGTGGAGCTTTATCTGCCTGCCTTCTCTATGGTCTGCATTTTGCTGATCATCAGTGCGGTAGTGGCAGGCAGCCAGAGCTTTATCGGATCGGTAGGGCTGATGGTGATTGCGGCGGTGATACTGCATAACGCCATCGGATTACTCGGCGGCTACTGGGGCGGGAAATTGTTTGGCTTTGATGAGTCAACGTGCCGCACGCTGGCGCTGGAAGTGGGAATGCAGAACTCCGGTCTGGCGGCGACGCTGGGCAAACTCTACTTCTCACCGCTGGCTGCGCTGCCAGGTGCCCTGTTCTCGGTCTGGCACAACCTTTCTGGTTCCCTGCTGGCTGGCTACTGGTCCGGTAAACCCATCAAGAAAAAGAGGCTTTAG